In Candidatus Cohnella colombiensis, one DNA window encodes the following:
- a CDS encoding energy-coupling factor transporter transmembrane component T, with amino-acid sequence MKIKMLTYTNQDSPIHRLTGAVKLIFFVLWSVTAMVTYDTRCLLAMLLLSLFIFKVAKVKFSDFSFILYLVLFFMVLNQVAIYLFSPMEGVKIYGTNHEWFHLIGRYNVTGEQVFYQLNIMLKYCTVIPMALLFILTTDPSEFAASLNRVGVSYKISYSVAIAMRYIPDVQRDFQNISFAAQARGIDMSKKEKLGRRINNAMAVIIPLILTSLQRIESISAAMELRAFGQGKKRTWYNARQFAKSDYVALVIIAVVMVGTLVITFYDGSRFYNIY; translated from the coding sequence GTGAAAATCAAGATGTTGACTTACACGAATCAAGATTCACCCATCCATCGACTTACGGGGGCGGTGAAGCTGATCTTCTTCGTTCTCTGGTCAGTCACTGCGATGGTAACTTATGATACGCGTTGTCTTCTGGCGATGCTGCTGCTCAGTCTTTTTATTTTCAAGGTGGCTAAGGTCAAATTCAGTGATTTCTCATTCATACTCTACCTCGTTCTATTCTTCATGGTGCTCAACCAAGTGGCGATTTACCTGTTCTCTCCGATGGAGGGCGTGAAGATCTATGGGACGAACCATGAGTGGTTTCATCTGATTGGGCGGTATAATGTGACGGGGGAGCAGGTATTCTACCAACTGAACATTATGTTAAAATATTGCACGGTGATTCCGATGGCGCTGTTGTTTATTTTGACGACAGACCCGAGTGAATTTGCTGCCTCACTGAATCGTGTAGGGGTGAGCTACAAAATTTCCTATTCCGTTGCGATTGCGATGCGATACATTCCCGATGTACAGCGCGATTTTCAAAATATCTCGTTCGCCGCTCAAGCCCGAGGAATCGATATGTCGAAGAAGGAAAAGCTGGGACGTAGAATTAATAATGCGATGGCGGTTATTATCCCTCTTATTTTAACGAGCTTACAACGAATTGAGTCGATCAGTGCGGCGATGGAGCTAAGGGCGTTCGGACAGGGGAAGAAAAGAACGTGGTACAACGCGCGGCAGTTTGCGAAAAGTGATTATGTGGCTTTGGTGATAATTGCGGTTGTTATGGTGGGGACGTTAGTGATTACTTTTTATGATGGCAGTCGTTTTTACAATATTTATTGA
- a CDS encoding zinc ribbon domain-containing protein YjdM, with protein MSNLPNCPKCNSEYTYEDGNLLVCPECAHEWSLDSGTDDGDEKVVRDANGNVLNDGDTVTVIKDLKVKGSSSTLKIGTKVKNIRLVEGDHDIDCKIDGFGAMKLKSEFVKKS; from the coding sequence ATGTCGAATTTACCGAATTGTCCTAAGTGCAACTCTGAATATACCTATGAAGATGGGAATCTGCTCGTATGTCCGGAATGTGCCCATGAGTGGTCTTTGGATTCGGGCACGGATGATGGGGATGAGAAAGTTGTGCGGGACGCGAATGGGAATGTTCTTAACGATGGAGATACAGTAACTGTAATAAAGGATCTGAAGGTCAAAGGAAGCTCGTCCACACTGAAGATCGGCACGAAGGTGAAGAACATTCGTCTAGTCGAAGGCGATCATGATATTGACTGTAAGATTGATGGTTTTGGCGCGATGAAGCTCAAGTCTGAGTTTGTTAAGAAGAGCTAG
- a CDS encoding alpha/beta hydrolase-fold protein codes for MKIFVAIIIISYIAMFLLSGCFGKAETPTQSHSPVQSSPITQSDEQDQLEAPSSPSPVHPTPSLIDVDSHVVTVQVHSDMLHRDMEMSVYLPAGYSKEVKYPVLYMLYGYGGTHDAWFTYLHLQDVADRLIEEGAIDPLLIVSPDYGNSFAVNSRIEDGNDPHSVDIGPYEDYLIQEVIPYVDTNYSTDASNKGRYVGGASMGGYASLYLGFNYPDLFSRIGAHSAAIWNYTSTDQFIGQRDWLYANDALRERRDPFKLAESQKLDSVEVYLDCGTGDALAEKDQALYDLLVSKGIEAEWVPSPGGHDAAYWSSQLENYLLFYSGVEQDT; via the coding sequence ATGAAAATATTTGTTGCTATAATCATCATTAGTTATATTGCGATGTTCCTATTAAGTGGGTGCTTCGGTAAGGCAGAAACACCAACGCAATCGCATTCACCAGTTCAGTCTAGCCCCATTACGCAGTCTGATGAACAAGATCAGTTGGAAGCTCCTAGCAGCCCCAGCCCCGTTCATCCAACACCATCGTTGATCGATGTAGATTCGCACGTCGTTACCGTTCAGGTACATAGTGATATGCTTCATCGTGACATGGAGATGTCGGTATACTTGCCGGCGGGATATAGCAAAGAGGTAAAATATCCTGTGCTTTATATGCTCTATGGCTATGGAGGCACACATGATGCATGGTTTACCTATCTGCATCTCCAAGATGTCGCTGATCGACTTATTGAAGAGGGAGCAATTGATCCACTTCTGATTGTTTCTCCCGATTATGGAAATAGCTTCGCAGTCAATTCTAGAATTGAGGATGGAAACGATCCTCACAGTGTCGATATTGGACCGTACGAGGATTATTTGATCCAAGAGGTTATCCCCTATGTAGATACCAATTACAGCACGGATGCTTCTAATAAAGGCAGATATGTCGGGGGAGCATCAATGGGCGGGTATGCTTCACTGTACTTGGGGTTCAATTATCCTGATTTGTTTAGCAGAATAGGCGCACATAGTGCTGCAATATGGAATTACACGTCAACGGATCAATTCATCGGTCAGCGAGATTGGCTCTATGCGAATGATGCTTTGCGGGAGCGTCGTGATCCGTTCAAGCTAGCGGAGAGTCAGAAGCTAGATAGCGTTGAGGTGTACTTGGATTGTGGCACAGGAGATGCGTTAGCAGAGAAGGATCAGGCATTGTACGATTTGCTCGTATCCAAGGGCATCGAAGCAGAATGGGTTCCTTCTCCGGGGGGACACGATGCAGCTTACTGGTCGAGCCAGTTGGAAAATTATTTGTTGTTTTATAGCGGGGTTGAGCAGGACACTTGA
- a CDS encoding copper amine oxidase N-terminal domain-containing protein translates to MKKYMFLMLVVLLFLSTMPLSVSAQSLYKENEVLLKLNNGYVLYSDQTMPYVDKNNRTLIPLRMIGDLLGAEVKWDDKKKEAEVGYNKVKVNFTEGKKYFSKNGETVKMDTSVTIKDGTIMIPLRYIAEAFEMTLHWDKINRVVELIHPNLLSTKAFSHFDEMENRDDTFEGQFIPVKVEFVKGKTSDENKLLVSVRNTSTTTIEAEHMHRNARFYSDPNTEMGIDTHGYTASSGLTGINEQDIPAGAVFVDTVSMKSLDTSFDKHIKYLIFNYFNTKQ, encoded by the coding sequence ATGAAAAAGTACATGTTTCTTATGTTAGTAGTACTTTTATTTCTCAGTACAATGCCGTTAAGTGTATCTGCCCAATCCTTGTATAAGGAAAACGAAGTGCTTTTGAAGCTAAACAATGGCTATGTTCTTTACTCTGATCAGACGATGCCATATGTAGACAAGAATAACAGGACGCTAATTCCTCTTAGAATGATCGGAGACCTATTGGGTGCCGAGGTCAAATGGGATGACAAGAAGAAGGAAGCAGAGGTCGGTTACAATAAAGTCAAAGTCAATTTTACAGAGGGTAAAAAGTATTTTAGTAAAAATGGAGAAACAGTCAAAATGGATACTTCCGTCACAATTAAAGATGGAACCATAATGATTCCGTTGCGATATATCGCAGAGGCGTTCGAGATGACTTTGCATTGGGACAAGATAAACCGTGTCGTTGAATTGATTCATCCCAATTTGCTCAGCACGAAAGCCTTCTCCCATTTCGATGAAATGGAAAATCGGGATGATACATTCGAGGGGCAGTTCATCCCGGTGAAGGTGGAGTTCGTAAAAGGGAAAACGAGTGACGAAAATAAGCTGCTTGTTTCCGTGCGGAACACCTCGACAACAACGATTGAAGCGGAACATATGCACCGCAATGCTCGATTTTACAGCGATCCGAATACGGAAATGGGCATAGACACGCACGGTTATACAGCATCTAGCGGTTTGACAGGAATAAATGAGCAGGATATTCCGGCAGGCGCGGTGTTTGTTGACACAGTCAGTATGAAGTCGCTGGATACTTCATTTGATAAACATATCAAGTATCTCATCTTCAATTATTTCAACACGAAACAATAA
- a CDS encoding YwbE family protein: MAGNGKLRSDVKPGLEVDIVLKQDQRTGKLTRGIVKDLLTNSAQHPHGIKVRLQEGQVGRVQHIIGGGVKGD; encoded by the coding sequence ATGGCAGGGAACGGAAAGCTAAGAAGTGATGTAAAACCAGGGCTAGAGGTCGATATTGTGCTCAAACAAGACCAACGAACAGGTAAGCTTACACGTGGAATTGTGAAGGATCTTTTAACTAATTCAGCTCAGCACCCTCATGGGATAAAGGTGCGATTACAGGAAGGACAAGTCGGCCGAGTGCAGCACATTATCGGGGGTGGGGTGAAAGGTGACTAA
- a CDS encoding helix-turn-helix transcriptional regulator, which translates to MIQKMKFGQCLKELLLIRDWSAARLATALNIDASYVRRWIQGNRTPSLHSSYINDIAAVLCDGIDRDYKKATRSALHIFLDQTNTLWDEAATLQDKVQHVLHEAQVYTLTLDVTSRRNYKQADCQTIVSQFLANTHREQREIPQQQPTDLTSPYTPIPSVLANREMILKAAISLLKSALVQSSDNVGREIILTFHSEKDYFEGYPILHQEWQQTIIEALRSGWSVRHLCKLNKNVERSLRLVNQILEWTNYSGAYSLSYFNKYGIDDPAQEIIVCKGYGAIMSYATNLYKEVDAGIYLNEPEAVRVIERFAEQMFHHAEPLIHILNQNEYFELNPTKDRKFGSQLMCMHDLSYLTVPLEIMEKYIQLSIPDEAERQIHWRRIVDTVQSFYRDIPSFQTRHIYPMRAIEELVRTREYYMNPYFRPTLEDIRDHLNHLIELLQTYDRFEIALIDDHRYDLIHRAQFDIKGDHTIAMGVMPRAGTNSKVELIAITEGTIVTAFQQYFHDIWDRINPIYRDKESVISWLREKLAVL; encoded by the coding sequence ATGATCCAGAAAATGAAGTTCGGACAATGTCTCAAAGAGCTGCTCCTCATACGAGATTGGTCAGCCGCACGACTCGCTACAGCGTTGAATATCGATGCTTCCTACGTTCGAAGGTGGATTCAAGGCAATCGAACACCTTCCTTACATTCGAGCTACATCAACGATATTGCAGCTGTGCTCTGCGATGGAATAGATCGCGACTATAAGAAAGCAACACGTTCCGCACTTCACATTTTCCTAGATCAGACGAATACGTTATGGGATGAAGCCGCCACACTTCAAGACAAAGTACAGCATGTTCTTCACGAAGCACAAGTGTACACGTTAACGTTGGATGTGACCTCTAGAAGAAATTATAAGCAAGCCGACTGCCAAACAATTGTCTCGCAATTTCTTGCAAACACCCATCGCGAACAACGGGAAATTCCGCAACAGCAGCCTACTGATCTTACTTCCCCATATACGCCGATTCCGTCTGTCCTTGCGAATAGAGAAATGATACTTAAAGCGGCAATCTCGTTATTAAAGTCGGCACTTGTACAGTCTAGCGATAACGTTGGTCGCGAAATCATTTTAACGTTTCACAGTGAAAAAGATTACTTCGAGGGGTACCCCATACTTCATCAGGAGTGGCAACAAACGATAATTGAGGCTTTACGCTCAGGGTGGTCTGTTCGTCATCTGTGCAAATTAAATAAAAATGTAGAGCGTTCACTCCGGTTAGTCAATCAAATTCTCGAATGGACCAACTATTCTGGAGCGTACTCCCTCTCCTACTTTAATAAATATGGGATCGATGACCCTGCCCAAGAGATTATTGTTTGCAAGGGGTACGGCGCCATTATGAGTTATGCTACGAATCTATATAAGGAAGTTGATGCGGGGATCTATTTGAATGAGCCTGAAGCTGTTCGTGTCATCGAGCGCTTTGCCGAGCAGATGTTCCATCATGCTGAGCCGTTAATTCATATTTTGAATCAAAATGAATATTTCGAGCTCAATCCGACCAAAGACCGGAAGTTCGGAAGTCAGTTGATGTGTATGCACGATCTGTCTTACTTGACTGTACCGCTTGAAATTATGGAGAAGTATATTCAGCTATCCATACCAGATGAAGCAGAACGACAGATTCATTGGAGACGCATCGTGGACACGGTGCAATCATTCTATCGCGACATCCCGAGCTTTCAGACGCGACATATTTACCCGATGCGAGCGATTGAAGAACTGGTTAGAACGCGGGAATACTATATGAACCCCTATTTTCGACCGACGCTTGAAGACATTCGAGACCATCTCAATCATCTCATTGAACTGTTGCAAACCTATGATCGTTTCGAAATCGCCCTGATCGATGATCACAGATACGACCTCATCCATCGTGCGCAATTCGACATTAAGGGTGACCATACGATTGCAATGGGGGTTATGCCAAGAGCCGGTACGAACTCAAAGGTTGAATTAATCGCCATCACCGAAGGAACAATCGTCACCGCATTCCAGCAATATTTTCATGACATCTGGGATCGTATTAACCCGATCTATCGTGATAAGGAATCGGTAATCTCGTGGTTGAGAGAAAAGCTTGCTGTTCTGTAG
- the rlmH gene encoding 23S rRNA (pseudouridine(1915)-N(3))-methyltransferase RlmH produces MHIQIATVGKLKEKYLVLGIAEYAKRLGPYVKLTLTEVADEKAPETMSPAEEAQVRDREGERLLAQLKPDAHVIALALDGELWSSEDLADQLDKLATYGRSHVAFVIGGSTGLAPAVLLRAQQKLSFGRMTLPHQLMRLVLIEQIYRAVKINRGEPYHK; encoded by the coding sequence ATGCATATACAGATAGCTACGGTCGGGAAGCTGAAGGAGAAGTATCTTGTACTCGGGATCGCAGAGTATGCGAAGAGATTAGGGCCCTATGTGAAGCTTACGCTCACAGAGGTGGCCGATGAGAAAGCGCCGGAGACGATGAGTCCGGCGGAAGAAGCGCAGGTGCGCGATCGTGAGGGGGAGCGGCTACTAGCGCAGCTGAAGCCCGACGCTCACGTTATCGCGCTGGCGCTGGATGGGGAGCTGTGGTCGAGCGAGGACTTGGCCGATCAGCTCGACAAGTTAGCCACGTATGGGCGCAGCCACGTGGCTTTTGTTATTGGCGGGAGCACGGGCTTGGCTCCCGCTGTTTTGTTGCGCGCCCAGCAGAAGCTAAGCTTCGGGCGCATGACCTTGCCGCACCAGCTCATGCGGCTGGTGCTGATTGAGCAGATTTATCGGGCTGTGAAGATAAATCGGGGGGAACCGTATCACAAGTAA
- a CDS encoding PIG-L family deacetylase, whose translation MVVQDARVLSYDKIMIVAHPDDETIFGGAQLIQESGWLVICVTNGNNMQRRIEFQKVMKKVHAEFEMWEYEDKWGGDFDQLRLKSDLAEVLARKPISKVVTHNLKGEYGHTQHIAISKIVHELVDHNIYVFETSQRKLDEKVLTEKQLLLECYKSQDIEWLKPYICYETIKRVR comes from the coding sequence TTGGTAGTTCAAGATGCTAGGGTGCTGAGCTATGATAAAATAATGATTGTTGCTCATCCCGATGATGAAACGATATTTGGTGGGGCCCAGCTCATACAAGAGAGTGGATGGCTGGTCATTTGTGTGACAAACGGGAACAACATGCAAAGACGCATAGAATTCCAGAAAGTAATGAAGAAGGTTCATGCGGAATTTGAAATGTGGGAGTATGAAGATAAATGGGGTGGCGACTTTGATCAGCTTCGTTTGAAGTCAGATCTAGCCGAGGTGCTTGCACGGAAACCGATATCAAAAGTGGTCACTCATAACTTAAAAGGGGAATACGGACACACACAACACATCGCAATATCCAAAATTGTTCATGAATTGGTTGATCACAATATCTACGTATTCGAAACATCGCAAAGAAAATTAGATGAAAAAGTATTAACAGAGAAACAGCTGCTGTTAGAATGTTATAAAAGTCAGGATATTGAATGGTTAAAACCATATATTTGTTATGAAACCATTAAGCGAGTAAGGTAA
- a CDS encoding PQQ-binding-like beta-propeller repeat protein: protein MKKLSVVVAVCLVASIMSACAQEKKSESSMFRGDLKHTGLFDTKGPVELHGVKWKFQTKDKVRTSPVIALGTVYFGSDDGQFYAVNATTGTQSWAFKTEGAIKSSAAVIDQTVYFLSGDRKLYALNAEDGKLIWSYETAEQDEPRDIVDYWQSSPAVSDGNVYFGGGEGNFYAVDANTGKLAWKKKLALDGYKYDKGLVPILHSSPAIDKGVIYMGLSGYDMSKSQEPGNVVALDAKTGDQLWVSPLLNAVDSSITVDDKALYFGMRNGGIASLDKQTGKYVWRGSQVQYLLGSMAISGDTLFSGSSDGHVLVALEAATGKQKWSLKTVDAIHASPATDGETVYVACGNHYTEDNHGLIYAVDAKTGEQIWTYQTGGNVYSSPALDQGVLFIGSDDGYMYAIH, encoded by the coding sequence ATGAAAAAGTTATCCGTCGTAGTTGCAGTATGTTTGGTAGCATCGATCATGTCAGCGTGTGCTCAAGAGAAGAAAAGTGAAAGCTCGATGTTTCGTGGAGATTTGAAACATACGGGTTTGTTTGATACGAAAGGTCCTGTTGAGCTTCATGGAGTGAAGTGGAAGTTTCAAACGAAGGACAAGGTACGCACTTCTCCGGTGATTGCTCTCGGCACAGTATATTTCGGAAGCGACGACGGACAGTTTTATGCAGTTAATGCGACAACAGGCACACAGAGTTGGGCGTTTAAAACAGAGGGAGCCATTAAGTCCTCGGCTGCGGTAATAGATCAGACGGTGTATTTTCTAAGCGGTGATCGGAAGCTGTATGCGTTAAATGCAGAAGATGGAAAGTTGATATGGAGCTATGAGACTGCAGAGCAGGACGAGCCGCGCGATATCGTCGATTATTGGCAGTCTTCTCCTGCTGTGTCGGATGGGAATGTGTATTTTGGCGGGGGTGAAGGCAATTTCTATGCGGTTGATGCGAATACAGGTAAACTTGCGTGGAAGAAGAAGCTAGCTCTTGATGGTTATAAATATGACAAGGGGCTTGTACCGATTTTGCATTCGTCTCCTGCGATTGACAAGGGTGTCATCTACATGGGCCTTTCCGGATATGACATGTCGAAGTCACAAGAGCCAGGTAATGTGGTTGCTTTAGATGCGAAGACAGGTGATCAATTGTGGGTTTCACCCCTTTTGAATGCGGTAGATTCTTCGATTACGGTCGATGACAAGGCGTTATATTTTGGGATGCGTAATGGTGGGATTGCTTCATTAGATAAGCAGACAGGCAAATATGTGTGGAGAGGCAGTCAGGTTCAGTATTTGCTTGGATCAATGGCGATATCGGGAGACACGTTATTTTCGGGCAGTTCAGATGGTCATGTGCTTGTAGCGCTAGAGGCAGCAACGGGTAAGCAGAAGTGGTCGCTCAAGACGGTCGATGCGATTCACGCCTCGCCAGCAACAGATGGGGAGACGGTATATGTTGCTTGCGGCAATCATTACACGGAAGACAATCATGGGTTGATCTATGCGGTAGATGCAAAGACAGGTGAACAAATATGGACTTATCAAACGGGCGGCAACGTCTACTCTTCTCCGGCTTTAGATCAAGGTGTTCTCTTTATTGGATCGGATGATGGATATATGTATGCGATTCACTAG
- a CDS encoding glutathione peroxidase encodes MSIYSYKANSIQGQEISLDKYKGQVVLIVNTASKCGLTPQFEGLQKLYETYKDRGFVVLGFPCNQFGGQDPDSNEMVNEFCQLNYGVTFPMFEKIEVNGDNKHPLFAHLIAEQPFQGEDQGAGEGVNKDELKWNFTKFLVNRQGEVVARIEPAVAPAELQPSIEALL; translated from the coding sequence ATGAGTATTTACAGTTATAAGGCTAATAGTATTCAAGGACAGGAAATTTCACTCGACAAGTACAAGGGGCAAGTGGTGCTCATCGTCAACACAGCCAGCAAGTGTGGTTTAACACCGCAGTTTGAAGGGCTACAGAAGCTGTATGAAACTTATAAGGACCGTGGCTTCGTCGTTCTAGGCTTCCCATGTAATCAGTTCGGCGGGCAGGATCCTGATTCCAACGAAATGGTTAACGAGTTTTGCCAACTGAACTATGGCGTCACCTTCCCGATGTTCGAGAAGATCGAAGTGAACGGCGACAACAAACATCCGTTGTTTGCTCATTTGATCGCTGAGCAGCCTTTCCAAGGCGAAGATCAAGGAGCTGGAGAAGGCGTTAACAAGGATGAGCTGAAGTGGAACTTCACGAAGTTCCTCGTCAATCGCCAAGGTGAAGTGGTCGCACGGATCGAGCCAGCTGTTGCTCCTGCTGAGTTGCAGCCTTCGATTGAGGCGCTTTTGTAG
- a CDS encoding DEAD/DEAH box helicase yields the protein MTDFLELGVSEERIRVLRVMGITSPTPVQAETIPIVYQGKDVISQAQTGTGKTLAFVLPMLDKINIELPEVQGLIVTPTRELAIQITTEIKKLLDPRGAIKVLAVYGGQDVEAQLHKLKGQNHIVVATPGRLLDHLRRETISLAGVKMLVLDEADQMLHMGFLKEVDEILRQTPYKKQAMLFSATMPPSIREMAGRILRNPEHVTVKSERVTVKDIRQWAIETTDRAKQKTLVQLLEVTQPYLSIIFCRTKRRASALNLALQEMGYASDELHGDLSQAKREKVMKQFREARLQLLVATDVAARGLDVEGVTHVFNYDIPQDVESYIHRIGRTGRAGESGLAITVYTSHDRRELADIENGIELVMERRDEEGNSLGGGGLESSRSSGGFGRVGGGGRGSESSRPGGRGGRGEGRNAGRGESGGRSSGGGGRSGGRGRSSDARSGAGRGGLSAGQAKGRSIEASKARSGKSERSASVASEGRTGGRSSKPAVRENGDPTWSVGAPAQPRKFDRGSRDSGGSAGRGGRDSGGRDSSGGNAGRGGRDSGGRNSGGSAGRGGRDSSGGNAGRGGRESGGGRGTQAPSGGGNRGGRDSGGSRGMSGSGGRPANKRAPRGR from the coding sequence GTGACAGATTTCTTGGAATTAGGCGTATCTGAAGAACGGATACGGGTGCTACGTGTAATGGGGATTACATCGCCGACACCGGTACAAGCAGAAACAATTCCGATTGTGTATCAGGGCAAGGATGTCATTAGTCAGGCACAGACAGGAACGGGGAAGACGCTCGCGTTCGTGTTGCCGATGTTGGACAAGATCAATATAGAGCTACCCGAAGTGCAAGGGCTAATCGTGACACCGACACGCGAATTGGCGATCCAAATTACGACGGAAATCAAGAAATTACTAGACCCTCGTGGAGCAATTAAAGTGCTGGCAGTATACGGTGGGCAGGATGTCGAAGCGCAGCTTCATAAGCTGAAGGGTCAAAACCATATCGTGGTCGCGACACCAGGGCGCTTACTCGATCATTTGCGCAGGGAGACGATTTCATTAGCAGGAGTCAAGATGCTCGTGCTGGATGAAGCGGATCAGATGCTGCACATGGGATTCTTGAAGGAAGTCGACGAGATCCTTCGTCAAACGCCTTACAAGAAGCAAGCGATGCTATTCTCAGCAACGATGCCGCCTTCTATTCGCGAAATGGCAGGGCGTATTTTGCGCAATCCGGAGCATGTTACCGTGAAGAGCGAACGGGTTACGGTCAAAGACATTCGCCAATGGGCAATAGAGACAACCGATCGAGCGAAGCAAAAGACGTTGGTTCAGTTGCTTGAGGTTACACAGCCGTATTTAAGTATTATCTTCTGTCGAACGAAGCGTCGTGCGAGTGCGCTCAACTTAGCGTTGCAAGAGATGGGCTATGCGTCTGATGAGCTGCATGGTGACTTATCGCAGGCGAAGCGGGAAAAGGTAATGAAGCAATTCCGCGAAGCACGGCTGCAGCTACTTGTGGCGACAGATGTGGCGGCGCGGGGTCTTGATGTAGAAGGCGTAACGCATGTGTTCAATTACGACATTCCGCAAGATGTAGAGAGCTATATTCACCGGATCGGACGTACCGGACGCGCTGGGGAATCCGGGCTAGCGATTACAGTCTATACGTCGCATGATCGTCGTGAGCTTGCTGATATCGAGAACGGAATTGAGCTTGTGATGGAGCGCCGCGATGAGGAAGGTAACTCGCTAGGAGGCGGAGGGCTTGAGAGCTCACGCAGCAGTGGCGGCTTCGGTCGTGTCGGTGGCGGCGGACGCGGAAGTGAAAGTAGTCGTCCGGGCGGTCGTGGTGGCCGTGGCGAGGGGCGTAATGCAGGTCGTGGCGAAAGTGGCGGTCGAAGCTCGGGTGGCGGTGGCCGTTCAGGTGGCCGTGGCAGAAGCAGTGATGCTCGTAGTGGAGCGGGTCGCGGTGGATTGAGCGCTGGACAAGCGAAGGGCCGCAGCATTGAGGCATCGAAAGCACGCAGTGGAAAGAGCGAACGCAGTGCGAGCGTAGCTTCGGAAGGGCGCACAGGTGGACGTTCTAGTAAGCCTGCAGTACGCGAGAACGGAGATCCGACATGGAGCGTAGGCGCGCCTGCACAGCCACGGAAGTTCGATCGTGGCAGTCGCGATAGTGGCGGAAGCGCAGGTCGCGGTGGGCGTGATAGCGGCGGTCGTGATAGTAGTGGCGGTAATGCAGGTCGTGGCGGGCGTGATAGTGGTGGTCGCAATAGTGGCGGTAGCGCAGGTCGTGGCGGACGTGATAGTAGTGGCGGTAACGCAGGTCGTGGCGGGCGTGAAAGCGGCGGCGGTCGTGGCACGCAGGCGCCATCTGGTGGAGGTAATCGTGGTGGTCGTGATAGCGGCGGTAGTCGCGGAATGAGCGGAAGCGGTGGCCGTCCAGCCAATAAGCGCGCCCCTCGCGGGAGATAA
- a CDS encoding DUF4352 domain-containing protein has translation MRKKLIIPTIAAIVLLTGCSVSNTSTENSAVSSVTTSTETKGVYGLGEQIVVEGVTYTVTVGERKQQLSGDSRIEANEGYEFATYNVHIHNTSNDDYRYSQSSFSIVTSTGEIISNLLIFDLNNELDELGSGDLATNGQRSGWIAFEIPQGDVPLEIRFETKSFSKSDSASFKIQLR, from the coding sequence ATGAGAAAAAAGCTAATAATCCCTACTATCGCAGCAATTGTTTTACTAACAGGATGTTCAGTGAGTAATACATCAACAGAGAATTCAGCAGTTTCATCCGTTACGACCAGTACAGAGACAAAAGGTGTTTATGGACTAGGAGAACAGATTGTAGTAGAAGGTGTTACATACACCGTCACTGTAGGGGAGCGTAAACAACAATTAAGTGGCGATAGCCGTATTGAAGCTAACGAAGGATATGAGTTCGCCACTTATAACGTACATATCCATAATACAAGCAACGATGACTACCGTTATAGTCAGTCCTCTTTTAGTATCGTGACAAGTACAGGTGAGATTATAAGTAACCTTCTGATCTTTGATTTGAATAATGAACTTGATGAGCTAGGAAGCGGAGATCTCGCTACTAATGGGCAAAGATCAGGCTGGATAGCCTTCGAAATACCTCAAGGGGATGTGCCTTTGGAAATAAGATTTGAAACAAAATCTTTTTCAAAAAGCGATAGTGCCTCTTTCAAAATACAACTACGTTAA